The Staphylococcus simiae genome includes the window TTCGGTTTTTGATATTAAGTAATATTATCTTTTTATTTCAACCATTTCGAACGCTTCAATAATATCGCCTTCTTTTAAATCATTGTAATTTTGAACAGTGATACCACATTCATAACCTTTTGCTACTTCTTTAGCATCATCTTTAAAACGTTTAAGTGTGTCTAATTCACCTTCAAATTGAACAATGCCGTCACGAATAATACGAACGCCTGCGTTACGAGTAATTTTACCTTCAGTTACATAACAACCCGCAATTGTTCCAACTTTAGAAACTTTAAATGTTTGACGTACTTCTGCTTGACCAATAACTTGTTCTTCAAATTCAGGATCAAGTAGACCTTTCATTGCTGATTCAATTTCTTCAATAACGTTATAAATAACCCTGTGTAAACGCATGTCTACATTTTCAGCTTCAGCTGCACGTTTAGCACCAGCATCTGGACGTACGTTAAAGCCGATAATAATACCATTCGATGCATTAGCTAATGTTACGTCAGACTCGTTAATAGCACCAACTGCGGTATGAATAATACGTACATTGACACCTTCAACATCTATTTTCATTAATGAAGCGGCTAATGCTTCTACAGATCCTTGAACATCACCTTTAATAATGATATTAAGATCTTTCATTTCACCTTGTTTCATTTGTTCAAATAAATTATCAAGTGTTACATTTTTACTTTCCTGACGTTGTTGCATGACATTAGCTTCATGTCTAGATTCACCAATTTTACGGGCTTGTTTTTCATCACTAAAGACAACGAAGCGATCACCAGCTTGAGGGACATCATTAATACCAGTTATTTCAACAGGTGTTGATGGTCCGGCTGTTTTAATTCTTTGACCTAAATCATTTACCATTGCACGAATACGACCATACGTATTGCCGACTACAATAGAGTCACCAACATTTAAAGTACCGTTTTGAACTAATAATGAAGCTGATGGTCCACGTGATTTATCTAATTCTGCTTCAATAACAGTACCGACCGCACGTTTTTTAGGGTTAGCTTTTAATTCTTGTACTTCTGCAACTAAGCCAATCATTTCTAATAATTCTTCGATACCGTCACCACTTAATGCTGATAGTGGTACAAAGATTGTGTCACCGCCCCAATCTTCAGGTACTAAATTATATTCAGTTAACTCTTGCATAACTCGGTCAGGGTTAGAAGTTGGTTTATCAATTTTGTTTACTGCAACAATAATAGGTACTTCTGCCTCTTTAGCATGATTGATAGCTTCAATCGTTTGTGGCATTACACCATCATCTGCTGCAACCACTAATATAGTAATATCAGTTACTTGAGCACCACGTGCACGCATTGTAGTAAATGCAGCATGTCCTGGTGTATCTAGGAATGTAATTTTTTTACCATCATTGTCAATTTGATAGGCACCAATATGTTGAGTGATACCGCCAGCTTCACCTGCTGTCACTTTAGTATGACGAATAGAGTCAAGTAATGTTGTTTTACCATGATCGACGTGTCCCATAATTGTAACTACCGCTGGTCTCTCAATTGCATCTGGATCGTCTGTTTCATCGTCAAAATAAGTTGCTAAATCTTCTTCATCAATAACAACTTCTTCTTCAAGTTCTACACCATAATCATCAGCAATTAATTCTATAGTTTCTTGATCTAATGACTGATTAATATTAGCAACAATACCTAATAAGAATAATTTTTTGATAATCTCTGATGATTCAACATTTAATTTCTCAGCAAATTCTCCAACTGTAATACCATCTTGATACGTAACTTTTGATGGGATTTCTTTTGGTTCTGCTGGTTGATTATTTTGTTTTTTGTTGGTTTTATTATTTTTCTTGTTATTTTTATTATTCTTTTTATTGTTACCTTGTTGGTTATTTGGTTTATTCTTTTGTTGTTTGTTGTTTTGTTGATTTGGTTTGTTGCTTTGAGTTTTATTACCTGATTTTTGGTGATTATTTTGAGTATCTTTATTACTTGTTTGTTCTTTTTTGAACTTTTTATCCAATGCTTTGATTTGATCATCTTCCAAAGCTTGCATATGATTTGATACTTCTATGTTCATGCTTTTTAACTCATCTATAATCTCTTTACTCTTTAGATTTAATTCTTTCGCATATTCGTAAATTCTTTTTTTACTCATATAATCACTCCTTATGATATTCATCTATCATTGATAGCAATTTTTTGGCAAACCCAGGATCTGTAATCCCTACATTCACACGTTCTCCTTTGCCAAGTGCTATCCCCAATTCATTTCTCGTTCCAATGACGCGTACTGGTACTTTATAGCTATTACATTTATCTTTAATCAGCTTTGTAGTATTACTTGACGCATCAGTAGCTATAATAGCCAATTTTAAATTGCGCTTTTTTATTTCATTAACTATGACAGATTCCCCAGTTTTAACTTTACCTGCTCTCATAGCTAAACCTAAAAAATTAAAAATTTGGTCCGTTGTCATTTTGGAATCTCTTCTCTATAAATTAACCTAATAATTTCTTTATAAACAGGATCGAGTTGTTCCTTTGATGCTTTAAAATATTTCTCCAATACTTCTTTTTGTTGTGCCTGTTCTACCATGTTAACATTTTTAGAAACATAAGCACCTCTACCTTGTTGCTTACCTGAAGCATCAGCGAAAATTTCACCATCTTTGTTGATAACAACACGAATCATATCTTTTTTAGGATACATTTCGTTTGAAAGAATACATTTACGCATTGGAATTTTTTTCTTTTTCATAGACGTCACTCCAACTTATTATTCTGATTCTTTTTCATCATCTGATTCAACAAGTAATTCAGCTGCTGTTAAATTAGTTTCATCTTTATCAATATCGTCGATAACAATGTCTTCATTGTCATCAGCTATTGCAGCTTCTTCAATGACTTCTTCAGTTGCAACTACAGGATATATACCCGCTTCACGTGCATCTGTTTCAGATTTAATATCAATTTTCCAACCAGTCAATTTAGCAGCTAAACGTGCATTTTGACCTCTTTTACCAATAGCTAATGATAATTGATAATCTGGTACCACTACAATAGTTGATTGATTTGCTTCATCTACAATGACTTCTAACACTTGTGAAGGGCTCAAAGCATTTTTAACAAATACTTTTGGATCTTCGTTCCATTGAACGATATCAATCTTTTCTCCACCAAGTTCTTCGACTACTGCTTCCACACGCGCACCTTTTGCACCGACACATGCACCTACTGCATCAATATCTGAA containing:
- the rnpM gene encoding RNase P modulator RnpM; the protein is MKKKKIPMRKCILSNEMYPKKDMIRVVINKDGEIFADASGKQQGRGAYVSKNVNMVEQAQQKEVLEKYFKASKEQLDPVYKEIIRLIYREEIPK
- a CDS encoding L7Ae/L30e/S12e/Gadd45 family ribosomal protein, yielding MTTDQIFNFLGLAMRAGKVKTGESVIVNEIKKRNLKLAIIATDASSNTTKLIKDKCNSYKVPVRVIGTRNELGIALGKGERVNVGITDPGFAKKLLSMIDEYHKE
- the infB gene encoding translation initiation factor IF-2, translated to MSKKRIYEYAKELNLKSKEIIDELKSMNIEVSNHMQALEDDQIKALDKKFKKEQTSNKDTQNNHQKSGNKTQSNKPNQQNNKQQKNKPNNQQGNNKKNNKNNKKNNKTNKKQNNQPAEPKEIPSKVTYQDGITVGEFAEKLNVESSEIIKKLFLLGIVANINQSLDQETIELIADDYGVELEEEVVIDEEDLATYFDDETDDPDAIERPAVVTIMGHVDHGKTTLLDSIRHTKVTAGEAGGITQHIGAYQIDNDGKKITFLDTPGHAAFTTMRARGAQVTDITILVVAADDGVMPQTIEAINHAKEAEVPIIVAVNKIDKPTSNPDRVMQELTEYNLVPEDWGGDTIFVPLSALSGDGIEELLEMIGLVAEVQELKANPKKRAVGTVIEAELDKSRGPSASLLVQNGTLNVGDSIVVGNTYGRIRAMVNDLGQRIKTAGPSTPVEITGINDVPQAGDRFVVFSDEKQARKIGESRHEANVMQQRQESKNVTLDNLFEQMKQGEMKDLNIIIKGDVQGSVEALAASLMKIDVEGVNVRIIHTAVGAINESDVTLANASNGIIIGFNVRPDAGAKRAAEAENVDMRLHRVIYNVIEEIESAMKGLLDPEFEEQVIGQAEVRQTFKVSKVGTIAGCYVTEGKITRNAGVRIIRDGIVQFEGELDTLKRFKDDAKEVAKGYECGITVQNYNDLKEGDIIEAFEMVEIKR